One segment of Mycobacterium spongiae DNA contains the following:
- a CDS encoding class I SAM-dependent methyltransferase, which produces MTDLDHSPRSHPSRRTAGDTWAITESVGATALGVAACRAVETAGADPLIRDEFAEVLVSSAGSAWARLADASMAWLEGDPRGQRLHRIGCDYLAVRTHFFDEFFRAAVSAGIRQVVILAAGLDCRAYRLTWPADTVIYEIDQPKVLEYKAEILGSQGAITTAKRAAVAVDLRDDWPAALTAAGFDRSQPTAWLAEGLLAYLPSDAVDNLLELLTALSSPGSEIAVEVFGMNSSGNTQRWNRMRDRLGLDIDVEALTYHEPDRSDVAQWLVARGWRVHSVGSRDEMGRLGRPIPHDLVDETVRTTLLRAHQVAQRDPTTPD; this is translated from the coding sequence ATGACCGACCTCGACCACTCCCCACGGTCGCACCCATCCAGGCGGACCGCCGGCGACACCTGGGCGATCACCGAAAGTGTCGGCGCCACCGCGTTGGGGGTCGCCGCCTGCCGCGCCGTGGAAACGGCCGGAGCCGATCCACTGATTCGCGACGAATTCGCCGAGGTACTGGTGTCGTCGGCCGGTAGTGCATGGGCACGGCTGGCCGACGCAAGCATGGCCTGGCTCGAGGGCGACCCGCGCGGACAACGACTGCATCGGATTGGCTGCGACTACCTGGCGGTGCGCACCCACTTCTTCGACGAGTTTTTCCGCGCCGCTGTCTCGGCGGGCATCCGGCAAGTGGTGATTCTTGCCGCGGGGCTCGACTGCCGCGCTTACCGCCTGACGTGGCCTGCAGACACCGTGATCTACGAGATCGATCAGCCCAAAGTGCTGGAATACAAGGCCGAGATTCTTGGCTCGCAGGGTGCGATCACGACAGCGAAACGTGCTGCGGTCGCGGTAGATCTCCGCGACGACTGGCCCGCGGCGCTCACCGCCGCGGGATTCGATCGCTCGCAACCGACAGCGTGGCTTGCCGAAGGTTTGCTCGCCTATCTGCCCAGCGACGCAGTCGACAACCTCCTCGAGCTGCTGACGGCACTAAGCTCACCGGGTAGTGAGATCGCGGTCGAGGTGTTCGGCATGAACTCGAGTGGAAACACCCAGCGCTGGAATCGGATGCGGGACCGGCTCGGGCTGGACATCGATGTCGAAGCGTTGACCTATCACGAACCGGACCGTTCCGACGTCGCGCAGTGGCTGGTGGCGCGCGGCTGGCGGGTCCACAGCGTGGGTAGTCGCGACGAGATGGGCCGATTGGGCCGGCCGATCCCGCACGATCTGGTTGACGAGACCGTTCGCACCACGCTGCTGCGTGCGCACCAGGTCGCCCAGCGAGACCCAACGACACCCGACTAG
- a CDS encoding class I SAM-dependent methyltransferase, whose amino-acid sequence MRTHDDTWDIKTSVGTTAVMVAAARAVETDRPDALIRDPYAKLLVTNADAGAMWELMLDPSLVAKVEAIDADTAATVQYMRNYQAVRTNFFDTYFADAVAAGIRQVVILASGLDSRAYRLPWPAGTAVYEIDQPKVLAYKSTTLAANEVAPAADRHVVPSDLRQDWPAALRDAGFDPTARTAWLAEGLLMYLPADAQDRLFTQVGSLSAPGSRIAAETSPLHAEERREEMRARFKKVAEVLGYEQTVDVQELIYHDEDRAAVGDWLNNHGWRATAQSAQDEMRRVGRWVEGVPMADHKDAFAEFVTAERL is encoded by the coding sequence ATGCGCACCCACGACGACACCTGGGACATCAAGACCAGTGTTGGTACCACCGCGGTCATGGTGGCCGCTGCCCGAGCCGTCGAAACCGACCGGCCCGACGCACTGATCCGCGATCCCTACGCGAAGCTGCTGGTCACCAACGCCGACGCCGGCGCCATGTGGGAACTCATGCTTGACCCGTCCTTGGTTGCCAAGGTGGAAGCTATCGACGCTGACACCGCAGCCACCGTCCAGTACATGCGCAACTACCAGGCAGTGCGGACGAACTTCTTCGATACCTACTTTGCCGACGCAGTCGCCGCCGGGATCCGTCAGGTGGTGATCCTGGCGTCTGGACTGGATTCTCGGGCCTATCGTCTGCCCTGGCCGGCGGGCACCGCGGTGTACGAGATCGATCAGCCCAAGGTTCTGGCCTATAAGTCCACCACGCTGGCGGCAAATGAGGTGGCGCCCGCTGCTGATCGCCATGTGGTGCCCAGTGACCTGCGGCAGGATTGGCCCGCCGCGCTTCGCGACGCGGGCTTTGATCCGACGGCGCGGACAGCGTGGCTAGCCGAGGGGTTGCTGATGTATCTGCCGGCCGACGCTCAGGACCGGCTGTTCACTCAAGTCGGTTCGCTGAGCGCGCCGGGCAGCCGGATCGCCGCGGAGACCTCGCCGCTGCACGCCGAGGAGCGCCGAGAGGAAATGCGGGCGCGGTTCAAGAAGGTCGCCGAGGTCCTGGGCTACGAGCAGACCGTCGATGTGCAGGAGCTGATTTACCACGACGAGGATCGGGCGGCCGTCGGCGACTGGCTCAACAACCACGGTTGGCGGGCCACGGCGCAAAGCGCGCAAGACGAGATGCGCCGGGTGGGCCGCTGGGTAGAGGGCGTGCCGATGGCCGACCACAAGGACGCGTTCGCTGAGTTTGTGACCGCGGAGCGGTTGTAG
- a CDS encoding maleate cis-trans isomerase family protein, which produces MSNHRIGLLVPSSNTTMETELPRVFRRSAAISGERFSFHAARMRMKTVEPGELAAMNADAQHETCKLADAAVDVMAYACLVAVMAEGIGAHRVVEARLTAAARAAGCAAEVISSAGALVEGFHQLGVRSTAIVTPYTKQTATQVVDYIESEGVHVHDVINLEVADNLAVGRLDPAQLPDIASGLGTRGVDAVVLSACVQMPSLSAIPDAEKALGLPAVTAATATSWKVLRALGLPAIAEGSGALLRAAA; this is translated from the coding sequence ATGTCGAACCATCGCATTGGGTTGCTGGTCCCCAGCTCGAACACCACGATGGAGACGGAGTTGCCGCGGGTTTTTCGCCGCAGCGCGGCCATCTCCGGCGAGCGGTTTTCCTTCCACGCGGCACGGATGCGAATGAAGACGGTCGAACCCGGCGAGCTGGCCGCAATGAACGCCGACGCGCAACACGAAACCTGCAAACTGGCCGATGCGGCCGTTGATGTGATGGCCTACGCCTGCCTGGTCGCGGTCATGGCGGAGGGCATCGGCGCGCATCGCGTCGTCGAGGCGCGGCTCACTGCTGCCGCACGGGCGGCGGGCTGCGCCGCCGAGGTCATATCCAGCGCTGGCGCATTGGTCGAGGGTTTTCATCAGCTCGGGGTGCGAAGCACCGCCATTGTCACGCCCTATACCAAACAGACCGCCACGCAGGTCGTCGACTACATCGAGTCCGAAGGTGTCCACGTGCACGACGTCATTAACTTAGAGGTTGCCGACAATCTCGCGGTGGGCCGGCTCGACCCCGCCCAATTGCCTGATATCGCCAGTGGGCTCGGAACACGCGGGGTGGATGCGGTGGTGCTGTCGGCGTGTGTCCAAATGCCCTCGCTGTCGGCCATCCCGGATGCCGAGAAGGCGTTGGGCCTACCAGCGGTGACCGCCGCCACGGCGACGTCCTGGAAGGTCCTGCGTGCCCTAGGGCTCCCGGCGATCGCCGAGGGTTCGGGTGCGCTGCTGCGGGCTGCGGCTTGA